In Impatiens glandulifera unplaced genomic scaffold, dImpGla2.1, whole genome shotgun sequence, a single genomic region encodes these proteins:
- the LOC124917164 gene encoding methylsterol monooxygenase 2-2-like: SFVFVFVLQYLITHFSDFQLACIGSFILHESVFFLSGLPFVFLERAGWLSKYKIQAKTNTAGSQGRCIAKLLMYHFSVNLPLMLLSYPVFQFMGMRSSLPLPSWRVVSTQILFYFILEDFVFYWGHRILHSKWLYKHVHSIHHEFATPFGLTSEYAHPAEILFLGFATIVGPAMTGPHLFTLWLWMVVRVLETVEAHCGYHFPWSPSNFLPLYGGSDFHDYHHRLLYTKSGNYSSTFVYMDWIFGTDKGYRKLKALKNNEFEAEVKQQ, from the exons tcttttgtttttgtttttgttttgcagTATCTGATCACTCATTTTAGCGACTTTCAACTTGCCTGTATTGGAAGTTTCATCCTACATGAGAGTGTCTTTTTCTTATCTGGACTACCTTTCGTATTTCTTGAACGAGCTGGATGGCTGAGTAAATACAAAATTCAG GCAAAGACAAATACCGCAGGATCTCAGGGACGGTGTATTGCCAAGCTACTCATGTATCATTTTAGTGTCAACCTGCCTCTTATGCTTCTATCTTACCCTGTCTTTCAATTCATGGGTATGCGAAGTAGTCTTCCTCTACCATCCTG GAGAGTAGTCTCAACACAGATTCTGTTCTATTTTATCTTGGAGGATTTTGTATTCTATTGGGGGCACAGGATCCTACACAGTAAATGGCTGTACAAGCATGTCCATAGCATTCATCATGA GTTTGCAACACCATTCGGACTAACATCTGAATATGCTCACCCTGCTGAAATCCTATTCCTGGGATTTGCTACAATTGTGGGCCCAGCTATGACAGGGCCGCATCTCTTCACTCTCTGGCTGTGGATGGTAGTACGAGTACTTGAGACGGTGGAGGCACATTGCGGTTACCATTTCCCATGGAGCCCCTCCAACTTCTTACCTTTGTATGGAGG TTCTGATTTTCATGACTATCATCATAGGCTACTCTACACAAAGTCTGGAAACTATTCTTCAACTTTTGTTTACATGGACTG GATTTTTGGGACCGACAAAGGCTACAGAAAATTGAAGGCACTAAAGAACAATGAATTTGAAGCAGAAGTGAAGCAGCAGTAG